The region GCTCCATCTGAAGCAGCTCACTTGAGTTCCGTTCTAACAatcttcagctgctccatctcctTCCTTTTTGACCCGCCGACCATCGACATGCGCTCCCCGACTGACTCCTCGGGTTGGCTGCTGTTCCCCggcttctccttttcctctttaatCATACCACTGCGGAtcgacctctctctctccttctctctctcccgctctttctcctctttcttcacaatgtccttttctttcctttcctccttctcttttttctcctctttctcctcttcttttatcATCACCTCGGGCTCTACTCCAGGTTCTGCTTTCACAACAGCTGCAAAATAAAGacccaaccttttttttttttacatgcgtCATTAGAACAGTGACatcagaaaaataaagataagcgttcacatttgttttaattaaaggaAATGATGGGTGTTAGTTACCAGTGGTGCTGGGTGTGGTGGGACCAGTGTCAGATTCTGTCTTGATCACCGGCTCTCCAGAGCCTGCTGGAGTTGGAGACGTTGTCTCTTCCTTCACGTCAACCTCCGTACTAGACTGAGACTGGAGGATGGCACTTCCCTTAGAGGCACGGACCTAAAAAAGAATTTAAGGTTTTTAGTGTGCTGGGTTTGAATTTGAAGCAAAGATATGTTTTGCTGGTTAGCAATCTCTCGTTTCAATCGGGTTCACCTGGCTGAGCTCAGCTTGCGTCTCTCTCAGCCTGAGCTTGAATTTGACCACCTCCCCCTTCATCTGTTGGTTGTGGGTTTGCAGTGTGCTGATAAGGTGGCGCATCTCTCTGTTGATGGGACCTGATGGAAACAAGCAGGCAAAGTGAATCAGGGGGAAAAACGGAGAAAGCAATAAGTGGTGGACTTCGTGCTTTTAAATCAAGATGCTATTTACCTGCTTGCTCATTGGCAGCGAGGGTTTGTTCAAACTCGATGCGCAACATCTCGTACTCCTTCCTAACCTGAGCCAGTGTGTCCTCCAGCTGAAACACTTCTGTGCGAACCTTCCTCTGCAGCGCCACCTCATCATTCTGCATCAAGTCaggaaggaaatgaggaaaacacaaactgacagtaaaacgggggggggggggaatgatcTTTACCTCCATGTGCTCTAGCTGCCGGAGCCTCGCCGTCCTGGTGGTGTTAAGGCGAGCCCGTGTCTCGTCTAACTGACCTTTGAGGGTCAGAGACTCATTGTACAGGACAGAAAACTGGGACTGCAGACAGCGATACTCGGAGGTTTCTTTCACCATTTCCTCTGCTCGACTCAGCAGCTCCACCTAAAAGTAACACGACAATTTAAGAACTCCTGAGGTTTAATAAGAGTACTCGCATAATGTTTTTGTGCATCATATTTCTTACTCTTACAGGATctagagtgtgtgtctgtgtgtttatctACAATAAGGCAGATTTAGAGTTTGGGGgctgcagtaaaaacacagactTGTTATAAATAACATGTATGAAATACACTGAAAGAAATACCTTCATattgttgttttcctggtgcACATTTTGCAGAtcctgctggagcttctgcagctcaatTAAGCGGTTGTCCGCCAGCTCCTTGCTCTCTTCCATCTCACTGTTCATTTCCTCAAACTTGttgaaacagaaacatatggaaAAGAGTATTAAAGGAAAACTGTAAAGCCAGTAATTAAGTTTTGTCTCATAATATTCCTACCTTTCTCTTGTTAATGGTGATAGTCCCGCACACACTGCTGGCCTCTCCACAGACCTTGTAGCCTTTACTATTTACCTGAAATACATTCAATTTTACATTCGATTTCATCATAACTTTTGAACAACTCAGCCACAAATGAGACACATAGAAAAATGCATCCATACTCTCTCCAGTATCTCTGTCAGATGTGCATTCAGTCTGTTCTCTCGGCGACGGATCTTCTCCATGTCCCACTGGAGTTCCTCGATCAGAACTTGCAGTTCACTGATGCGTTGGTCCGCTTTGTTAGCCGCACGACCAAGAGGTCGGGACTAAACAAGGATCGAGGCAACACAAATTTAAAACTTATAGAGACATTTCTTCACAAGTTGGGCTGAAGTGTTAAAATATGCACATCTGTGATTGAAAACAAAGCTCAAACGTTAAGGCGTTCACAGTTAAACTGACTCCAATACGTCAGTAACAGACTTTTCAAACTATTTTACACAATACGTGCAATAGCTCTTGACCTGAAGAGCCAAACAAAGGATGGTTTGTACCTCGCTTGTCATGTGACTGTGTTTCTGCTTGAGGTCTTCGGTGAACTGTTTCAGCCTCTCATTTTCATTGCCCAGCAGGGAGTTAAGTTTGGCTGCTGCCTGCCATAAATTGCCCTCTGAGAACAGGTCACAATGTCACACTTTAGAACTAAGCAAACACATTTCACAAACTCTCAAATTATATTTGGCTTTAAGCATGTTTACAATCTTTTTTGTTCTGGTTTTTAACGCACCAGTTCCAGAGTCCAATTCTGCCCACAACAGGTCCACAGTACTCTTCAGACACTTATAGATCTCCACAGCATGACTGGCCTGCTTTTTGCTGGACTCGACCCTCTCTTGtagctctgcctccatctcctcaCTGCTACTGCTTGCAAGTGTAGCCAGGAAGGAGTTGTTCGTCTCTCCCTGTTGAGCTGAATGGCCACAAGAGGATAAACAGTTTGAGGGGTTTTATGTCTGGATATTTATCTAATAAAACCATTTGCCCGTCCACATTATCTGAGTGTTTACCTCTGTCCTTGGCCCTCTCCTGGTTTGAATCCCCATCAGGCTCTGGAGTTTCAGGCTTGAGACTCCTTCCCTCGTTTAACAGTGATTTCTCAGGTTCACTATTTGCTTGGTCATAGCGCCGGATAATCAATTTAATATTTTCATCAAACTGAAGACAAGAGAATGACATCCCATTTTAATTCTACAGCATTTCTGACACTGAATAGTTTATTTTGCTCCCAGATCTGGAAATATTTACCTGATTCCAATATCTATTGAGGATAAGAAGACTGGCATCATCAGTGGCCTGACGGGTCTCCAGTCTTTCAATTCTTTCTCGCAACTCGTCCTCAATCACCTGCAATGTGTCAAGTGAGTTACTTAGATTttttgggtttaaaaaaaaaaagaaaaatgtgtaaTGAACGCTTAACCCTGACTGACTTACCTGTCTCTGATCAAGAGATTCACCCAACTTCCGATTCTTAGCTTGTAGAGCTTTAATGTCTTGCTCCTCCTGAAAAGCAATTGTGTATCAGGTTGTGTATTGCACATAAAAAGTGTATCTTCAAATTCGGAGAAGAAAGCTCATTGCAGTGTtgtgaggaaaaagagaggGCCTCACAGAGTTGGACACTCCACCGAGTTTGATGACCGTCTCCACGGCGGTGCTCCCACCGGCGGCTGAGCTCACGCTGGGTCCCCcatcctctccttctctctccctccgctTTTCTGGGGGCGTCCCGGAGGACGAGGAAGTGCTGGGGTCGGCAGGACGCTTCTGCCCCGACATCCTCTGAATTCTGAAGAAATAATAGAGATAAAATAAACTGCTGTTAGAAGAAATACTGTTACGAGTGCTCCTTGAGATTCAGAGGTTTTGACTGAATGAATGACAAACTGTTAGCTAGGCGATGTGAAGTGCACCACGATAACACTCAGAATATCTAATTTAGGAGTTGTATACCTCAGCTGGGCAGCGAAGACAAATAATATTTCTAAACTTAAAAGCTGAATATATTTATCAGATTAGCCAGTGCGGCATTGAGCTAACATTAGCCACTCGCTAACGTCCGCTTTCAATGCGTCTGGCGATCTCTGGAACTTGAAGCAGACGGGCGATGCACAGAATTATGTTTGTTTTATCACACGTTATAAGACTTACCGTGGATCGTGTACGTAATTTTATAGGGATATTAAAAAATTATATCTGCAAATGTTGTGGTTTTAGCTCTATTGCCTCTCGGAAACGGAAGAAATGGAGAGGGACGAACCGGAGAGGGCCAATCAACGGCAGCGTCACAGCGCCACCTACCGACCGGGAGTAGAAGGCGTCAACCGGCTTTATTGGTACTGCAGGGTGTTTCGGGAGGATCTCAGTTGCAAGTTACTGATTATTTGGTTGATCTGATCCACGCAATATCACGGAGTGCTACAGGACTCAGTTGATAACTAGATTTAGGATAGAAGTTACATATCACATTACATAATACAAAAGTAGAAAATTCTTTGGAATAACAAAATCCATGTGTTCATCAACCTCAGCATGCTTTAATAACTTTAATTAAACCATTTCGTACAAACTAGGCATGTAAAAATGATTGAACAATGCTTCAAAATAACTATGCACTGGTGCCGTGCTGGATTCCGACAACATAATAGACTTGCAGTGTGTAGAGGGACTAAAGTAATGAGTCGGCAACCCCAGCTCTAAAAGCAGCATTATCATTTAAATCTATATTTTCATTCAGTTGATAGAGCAGCTTGGCTCATGCTGTCAAGATTTTGTTTTGCCAAATTTCTGTTTTCTTAATCAACCCTTGTGTAAAACAGGACTTATCGATAAGCACTAAGACGCACATTGCACAGGGAGCAGAGTCCAGATTGGGTAAATGTCGGCTTGTCATTATTTGTGAGTTACAGATCTACCCTTCAGCACCAGCCTGAACGTCCGTCTCTGGTGTTATCACTCGTGGATGGGGACAGCGTTACAAACTCCACTGCATGCACGTTCAATTGGGGACACTGGGAGCAATGTGTTGATACTTGACGTGCGTTGTGACGCACAACAAAGGCACACAACCATGACAGCATGGAAACGACTGGGCCGAGGCGCACTTGTGCAGTGATTTTATATAAGTCAATGCAATGGACATTTTGCAGCTGTTTTTAACTCACACTGGCGACCTATGGTAGTCTATCAAATCCACGTCAGCCCAAGTTCAGAGATACCTGAATTTCAGCATTGTAGCGGGTTCCTCATTTCTCAGTCTGGGTAAACAGAACCACGAGGCGGGACCAAGTGATTTCATCATACAGGCACATTTGTACCTCATCACAAATTGGGGGCATTTGACTCGCCTTTGACTTTATTCTAGAGGCAAACTCACAAAGGCGCACCGACGCTTTAACCCCCCACCTCCCGCCCAAGTCCTCCTGACCCGGCCAATTGTGTTTCTTGCGGGCGTCCCACGCCCCGCCACATCACGAGCACCTCCCCCCGCGTCGTGGAGCTGGGCCATAAATACAGCTTTGTGCACGGCTTTCGTCCTTCTCAATCAGTCCAGTTTGCTTTCTGGAGTCCCCTGAAGCAGCTTGTCACTCTTCCTCGCGCACGTTGATCCAACTTTCAGGTAAACTCCTCTAACATTTGCAACCTCTGACTTCGCCTTTGCAGTGATGCCAACATTCTGGCCCCTGAGGGTTGCAGGATCACGCGTATCTTGATCTGCTCCGATCAATGTGCGTGTGGCTGaaaatggtttttaaaaactttCGATGTTCTAAAGAAGAGCGCAAGAaacatttcctgtctgcagaaactgctgaaaggcgatttttttgttttgtttatttttattattatttttttaaaaaaaagtttaaacaaGAACCTGAAAGTCAACGCACCCGTTTAGTCAGGAAGCTTTGTCACCTGTAGCTACTGCAGAAAGAAACATTAATTGTTATCTCGTCTGGGAGTAAAATAtagatttgtttttcatttaaaatggtgGAACTTATCTCTTTGGAGGTCAAAGTTCCAACAGTTCAAGCCAAATATTTACAGAGGTGGCGCAAGAGAGGCAGGAACGCTAGCTCATCTTCAATGTGGAGCAAGAACTGAAAACCGTTCCCCCACATTATCTATAGCATAGATAGCGGTTATAGATTCTATATCATCACATGCTAACATGTTTATCTCCTCCAGGATGACTCATCAATTCCCATCGCTGTCTACGGAGCAGAAGAAGGCGCTCTCTGACATTGCTCAGAGAATTGTGGCTCCAGGAAAGGGAATCCTGGCTGCCGATGAGTCAACAGGTTAGCTGTAGTTAGCTGTAGTTAGCTGGTTAGGATCTGTGGTGCGAGGCGAGTCCAGCTGAAATGATCCCATGATCTGTGCAGGAACCATGGCGAAACGTCTGCAGAAGATCAACGTGGAGAACACAGAGGAAAACCGTCGCACATTCCGTGACATCCTCTTCTCCTCCGATGCCTCCATGTCCACCTGCGTGGGCGGGGTCATCTTCTTCCACGAGACGCTCTACCAGAAGTCGAACAGTGGCAAGCTCTTCCCCCAGGTCATCAAGGATAAGGGCATTGTCGTCGGCATCAAGGTGAGGAGCTTGTGAACGCAGACCAGTCTTGTTTTTTCGCTGGTGGCTCTTGAACGTAACAAAGGTCTGGTTGGTCTTCAGGTGGACAAAGGCACAGCTGGTCTAAATGGAACAGACGGAGAGACCACCACACAAGGTGCGTTTTCCGATTTATCGGGAGGGTTTCTGAAAGTGAGCGTGACCATCGTAATCCAAGCCGCTCCTCCACAGGTCTTGATGGGCTGTCGGAGCGCTGCGCCCAGTATAAAAAGGATGGTTGTGACTTCGCCAAGTGGAGGTGCGTGCTCAAGATCTCAGATAGCTGCCCCTCGGCTCTTGCCATTGCGGAGAACGCCAACGTGCTGGCCAGATACGCTAGCATCTGTCAACAGGTGAAGTCTCCACTGCAGTCTCACCGTGACCAACTGGAACGCCAACTCTTTACTCGTGCGTGTCTCCCTCTCAACAGAATGGACTGGTGCCTATCGTGGAGCCAGAGATCCTTCCCGATGGAGACCACGACCTGCAGCGTTGCCAGTACGTCACAGAAAAGGTCCGTTTCAATTGAACAGTTCAACAGTCATTGAGTTGCCGAAGTTGTTGTGGTGACAAATCTGTCCAATTTATGTTTAGGTGCTGGCAGCCGTCTACAAGGCCCTGTCTGATCACCACGTGTACCTGGAGGGAACACTGCTGAAGCCCAACATGGTCACTGCTGGACACGCCTGCACCAAGAAGTTCACCCCTCAGCAAGTCGCCATGGCCACAGTGTCCGCTCTGAGGCGCACTGTCCCCGCTGCAGTCCCCGGTAATTGTCATGTTTTTTccgcttatttttttttttttaagcacaaGGTGGCCTCAAAATCCTGAAGTGATGCCTGGATTTGCCTCGCCTTTCAGgcatctgcttcctgtctggaggCCAGAGTGAGGAAGAGGCCTCCATCAACCTGAGTGCCATCAACCAGGTGCCTCT is a window of Takifugu rubripes chromosome 14, fTakRub1.2, whole genome shotgun sequence DNA encoding:
- the rnf20 gene encoding E3 ubiquitin-protein ligase BRE1A isoform X1; its protein translation is MSGQKRPADPSTSSSSGTPPEKRREREGEDGGPSVSSAAGGSTAVETVIKLGGVSNSEEQDIKALQAKNRKLGESLDQRQVIEDELRERIERLETRQATDDASLLILNRYWNQFDENIKLIIRRYDQANSEPEKSLLNEGRSLKPETPEPDGDSNQERAKDRAQQGETNNSFLATLASSSSEEMEAELQERVESSKKQASHAVEIYKCLKSTVDLLWAELDSGTEGNLWQAAAKLNSLLGNENERLKQFTEDLKQKHSHMTSESRPLGRAANKADQRISELQVLIEELQWDMEKIRRRENRLNAHLTEILERVNSKGYKVCGEASSVCGTITINKRKFEEMNSEMEESKELADNRLIELQKLQQDLQNVHQENNNMKINTQTHTLDPVELLSRAEEMVKETSEYRCLQSQFSVLYNESLTLKGQLDETRARLNTTRTARLRQLEHMENDEVALQRKVRTEVFQLEDTLAQVRKEYEMLRIEFEQTLAANEQAGPINREMRHLISTLQTHNQQMKGEVVKFKLRLRETQAELSQVRASKGSAILQSQSSTEVDVKEETTSPTPAGSGEPVIKTESDTGPTTPSTTAVVKAEPGVEPEVMIKEEEKEEKKEKEERKEKDIVKKEEKEREREKERERSIRSGMIKEEKEKPGNSSQPEESVGERMSMVGGSKRKEMEQLKIVRTELKKAQESQREMKLLLDMYRSAPKEQRDKVQLMAAEKKYNSEGEELRQRLRELEERERREGKKMADEEALRKIRSVEEQIDMLNKKLSIAKQEEDALLSEMDVTGQAFEDMQEQNIRLMQQLREKDDANFKLMSERIKSNQIHKLLKEEKEELADQLLTLKTQVDAQLQVVRKLEEKERLLQGTISTAERELALRTQALDMNKRKAQESATLSEEVRVQLEQVQQRLSLVREEVVENSISREKESFNARRAQEDISKLRRKIEKAKKPAEKISNGDDILNEEISEYKARLTCPCCNSRVKDAVLTKCFHVFCFECVKTRYDTRQRKCPKCNAAFGANDFHRIYIG
- the rnf20 gene encoding E3 ubiquitin-protein ligase BRE1A isoform X2 translates to MSGQKRPADPSTSSSSGTPPEKRREREGEDGGPSVSSAAGGSTAVETVIKLGGVSNSEEQDIKALQAKNRKLGESLDQRQVIEDELRERIERLETRQATDDASLLILNRYWNQFDENIKLIIRRYDQANSEPEKSLLNEGRSLKPETPEPDGDSNQERAKDRAQQGETNNSFLATLASSSSEEMEAELQERVESSKKQASHAVEIYKCLKSTVDLLWAELDSGTEGNLWQAAAKLNSLLGNENERLKQFTEDLKQKHSHMTSESRPLGRAANKADQRISELQVLIEELQWDMEKIRRRENRLNAHLTEILERVNSKGYKVCGEASSVCGTITINKRKFEEMNSEMEESKELADNRLIELQKLQQDLQNVHQENNNMKVELLSRAEEMVKETSEYRCLQSQFSVLYNESLTLKGQLDETRARLNTTRTARLRQLEHMENDEVALQRKVRTEVFQLEDTLAQVRKEYEMLRIEFEQTLAANEQAGPINREMRHLISTLQTHNQQMKGEVVKFKLRLRETQAELSQVRASKGSAILQSQSSTEVDVKEETTSPTPAGSGEPVIKTESDTGPTTPSTTAVVKAEPGVEPEVMIKEEEKEEKKEKEERKEKDIVKKEEKEREREKERERSIRSGMIKEEKEKPGNSSQPEESVGERMSMVGGSKRKEMEQLKIVRTELKKAQESQREMKLLLDMYRSAPKEQRDKVQLMAAEKKYNSEGEELRQRLRELEERERREGKKMADEEALRKIRSVEEQIDMLNKKLSIAKQEEDALLSEMDVTGQAFEDMQEQNIRLMQQLREKDDANFKLMSERIKSNQIHKLLKEEKEELADQLLTLKTQVDAQLQVVRKLEEKERLLQGTISTAERELALRTQALDMNKRKAQESATLSEEVRVQLEQVQQRLSLVREEVVENSISREKESFNARRAQEDISKLRRKIEKAKKPAEKISNGDDILNEEISEYKARLTCPCCNSRVKDAVLTKCFHVFCFECVKTRYDTRQRKCPKCNAAFGANDFHRIYIG
- the aldob gene encoding fructose-bisphosphate aldolase B; this encodes MTHQFPSLSTEQKKALSDIAQRIVAPGKGILAADESTGTMAKRLQKINVENTEENRRTFRDILFSSDASMSTCVGGVIFFHETLYQKSNSGKLFPQVIKDKGIVVGIKVDKGTAGLNGTDGETTTQGLDGLSERCAQYKKDGCDFAKWRCVLKISDSCPSALAIAENANVLARYASICQQNGLVPIVEPEILPDGDHDLQRCQYVTEKVLAAVYKALSDHHVYLEGTLLKPNMVTAGHACTKKFTPQQVAMATVSALRRTVPAAVPGICFLSGGQSEEEASINLSAINQVPLHRPWKLTFSYGRALQASSLAAWQGKAENRAAAQEAFCKRAKINGLASKGEYNPSGSADQASMQSLYTASYVY